One Coffea arabica cultivar ET-39 chromosome 5c, Coffea Arabica ET-39 HiFi, whole genome shotgun sequence DNA window includes the following coding sequences:
- the LOC113690350 gene encoding uncharacterized protein yields the protein MGSKKSDFGDGASPGKIFIGGLAKDTTLDQFVKYFGNYGEITDSVIMKDRSTGRPRGFGFITYADPAVVDTVIAETHIINGKQVEIKRTIPKGSSESRDFKTKKIFVGGIPTSVNEDELKSFFSKYGKVVEHEIIRDHVTKRSRGFGFVVFDNEQVVDSLLSDGNMIDMAGTQVEIKKAEPKKPSNPAPASAYGSESRGRPYGDNFGGFGNSYSSFSSGGFGPAPYRSFGGIGGRYGDYGGYNGGGEFGRYGDFGGSDYVGYRGEPSLGYSSRYGSYAGGFGGGYSGSGLGAYGRGGGYGGYSGAGAGAGYDSGPGAGYGGSGGLYGSRAGYSGGGRYHPYAR from the exons ATGGGGTCTAAGAAATCTGACTTCGGCGATGGCGCTAGCCCCGG GAAGATTTTCATCGGAGGTTTAGCGAAAGATACTACGCTAG ACCAATTCGTCAAGTACTTTGGCAACTATGGGGAGATAACGGACTCAGTGATAATGAAGGATAGGAGCACAGGTCGGCCTCGAGGTTTTGGTTTCATTACTTATGCTGATCCTGCTGTTGTTGACACTGTTATTGCTGAAACCCATATCATCAATGGGAAACAA GTTGAAATTAAAAGAACCATCCCAAAAGGATCTTCTGAATCTAGGGACTTCAagacaaagaaaatttttgttGGTGGAATTCCTACTTCTGTAAATGAAG ATGAGCTCAAGAGCTTCTTCTCGAAGTATGGAAAAGTGGTGGAGCACGAGATCATTAGAGATCATGTCACTAAACGTTCTCGAGGATTTGGATTCGTTGTATTCGACAATGAACAAGTTGTTGATAGTTTACTATCTGATGGAAATATGATTGACATGGCAGGTACTCAG GTTGAGATCAAGAAGGCTGAACCAAAGAAACCCTCAAACCCAGCACCTGCTTCTGCTTATGGTAGTGAATCTAGGGGTCGTCCATATGGTGATAATTTTGGTGGATTTGGCAACTCGTATAGCAGTTTTAGCAGTGGCGGTTTTGGCCCTGCCCCTTATAGGTCCTTTGGCGGTATTGGTGGTAGGTATGGTGATTATGGTGGATATAATGGCGGCGGTGAATTTGGTCGCTATGGCGACTTTGGTGGTAGTGATTATGTTGGGTATCGGGGAGAGCCTTCACTTGGCTATTCTAGCCGCTATGGTTCCTATGCCGGGGGATTTGGTGGGGGCTATAGTGGGAGTGGCTTAGGTGCTTATGGCCGTGGAGGTGGTTATGGCGGTTATTCTGGAGCTGGTGCAGGTGCTGGATATGATTCTGGCCCTGGTGCTGGTTATGGTGGTTCAGGAGGTTTGTATGGAAGTAGAGCAGGCTATAGTGGTGGTGGGCGTTATCATCCCTATGCCAGGTAG